TTCTATTCTTCTTACTTCTATATTGAAGGATTTCGGGATACATATGGGAAAAGAAGTTTTGTAAACAGATATAAAATCTTTTCATACTAAATATTGGAGTAATTCTAATGAAAAATACTTAATCTATTATTCGTAATGGGACTATCGTTCGTGCTAGTTGCGTGTGGTGATAGTTAGGATGACAATGAGAAAGATACAACGAAAGAAGAAAATGAAACAGAAGAAGTAAATAAAGAAGAATCATCAGAAAGAGATGATAAGACTGATGAAAAAGTAGTAGAAGTCGGAGAGGCTGTCGATGTAGAAAGCTTTGAGTGGGATGTTCCGTATCAGGTAACCGTAAATTCTGTTGATCTTGTTAGTGAATATAATGGTGAAGATATTACAGAATATGTTAGTAATGCTGATGAGAACATTAAATTTCTTGTAGCGAATACTATAATAAAGAATACTAGTGATGAACCTATGATTACAGGAGAGTACGTGATTCCTAGACTTGGTATTGATAAAGGAGGCAGTGGTGAAAGTTTCATTTTTGAGTTGTCAGAAGAAGAGCTCTCAAAAGAAATTGCACCTGGTGAAGAAGTAGAATTGGATTTTGTATTTATACAAGATCTACTAACTGTTCGTGATCCAGAAGGGAATGTATATTTACATTTCGAAGGAATGAGAGATGATCAAAAAACATACAGAATACCTACAAAATAATCTATAATGTATCCATGTTTAACGGATGATTGATATCCGTTAAACATGGGTTTTCTTTTTATTTTTAGAAAATTTTTATTAGTAGTATTCTACTATGATGGACACGTCTTATCCTCAGTCAAATCCAACTGCTCTTCGTTCAGCACTCTTATTAGAAACATAACTGCTAATTTTAAAAATAAAACCAAAGTGACTTTTTAAAAATTTAAGTATGGAAGTAAAAATTATGATATATTCATGTGTGTTGATATATAGATAGAAGGTTTCATGTATCAAAAGTTAAAGATGCGCATCTTTTTTTCAATTGATAAAACAACCAAAATCATGGAAAATATAATCAATAGAATAAACTATTTATACTAAGGAGACCAAAATGAAAATAAAATTTGGTGTATTATTTGTAGCACTTATGCTTACGCTTTTGTTATCGGCTTGTGGAAAAAGTTCTGAGGAAGTCGAGGAAATATTAAAAGAAGATAAAGTTGAAGAAACGAAAGATGGACTTAAAATCGCAATATCTGTGGATCCAGATGGGTTAAATCCGCATCGAACAACTGCTAGTTCGACGTTTGTCATCACAAACAATATTTATGACACGTTAGTCAAAGTGACAGAAGACGGAGAAATCGTGCCAAGTTTGGCTGCATCTTATGAGCAGTCTGATGACGGAAAGACACTCACATTTCACTTGCGAGATGACGTTAAGTTCCATGATGGCGAAAAGTTCACAGCAAAAGACGTGGCTTATTCATTTGAACGCATCAGAGATGATTTAGGGCCAAGAAAAGATAACTATGAATACATAACAGAAGTCAGTGTAATTGACGATTATACGATAGAATTCAAAGCGGAAGCACCATCTGCAACATTTATAAGTGACTTTGCATACCCATGGGCAGCGATTGTTAAAGACGGTGCTGGAGATGACTTAAAGAAATCACCAGTAGGCACGGGACCATATAAGCTTGTGAACTGGACGCCTCAAGATAAGGTTGTTCTAGAAGGTGTCGAACACTATAACGAAGGTGCAATTAAACATATTGAGTTTAAGATGATGCCAGATTCAACTGCACAGGTAACAAGCTTCAAAAAGGGCGATATAGATTTAATCGAAACTACAGGGGATGTTGCAGAGACATTAGGTGATGCAAAAATCGTTGAAATCGACAATAACTCTGTACAGATCATGGCTATGAACTTAGAAAACGAGCATTTAAAAGATGAAAAACTGAGACAAGCAATCAATATGGCAGTTGACAAAGAAGAACTCATCAAAGCAGTGTGGTGGGGATATGGTAAAGAAATCGGCTCGCACTATCCCCCTGTTTTAAAAGGATATGTCGACACAACAGACACTTATCCGTATGATGTAGATAAAGCGAAACAACTCGTGAAAGAGTCAGGCAGAGAGGGCATCACATTGAATATGAAACTTCCAACAGACTATCCAAACTATGTGAATGCAGGACAGATTATTGCTGAAAAATTAGAGGCAATCGGAATTCATGTTAAAATAGAGACGATAGAATGGGGTACATGGTTAACAGATGTCTATGGTAACCGTGACTATGATCTCACAGTCGTTGGACACACAGGTCGTATCGAAGGTTATGATTTACTAGAGAAATATGGAAGCACGCGCTCGGATAACTACTTTAATTATAAAAATGCAGAAGTAGACGAACTTTTATCATCTATTAAAGTAGAATTAGATGATGATACACGTATGGACATGTATAACCGTGTCCAAACGATTCTAGCAGAAGAAGTTCCAGCATTGTATATTCAAGCGCCAACACGTATTTACGCGATCAGTGAAGACTTAGAAGGATTCACGTCATATCCAATCGATGTTTTTGAATTAAAAGATTTAAAATTTAAAGAGTAATCAATAGGTGATGGATGATATGAAAGAAATTATAAGACGCATTACGAGTAGCATAGTACTTATAATTGTCGTATCATTTATCACTTTTTTTATGTTGATGATGATACCTGGAGATGCGGTGGAAATTAGTCTCGGAACAGAAGCCACACCAGAACGTGTCAGAGAACTTCGAGCAGCTCTCGGGATGGATGCTGCTTGGTATACGCAATATTTTAACTGGTTGACCAGTGCGATAACTGGTGATTTTGGTGTGTCTTTTACATATGGTGAGACAGTGACAGCACTTCTATTAAGTAGGTTACCTGTTACGTTAACACTCATGGTGATGTCAATCGTAATTGCGGTGCCTTTAGCACTCACAATTGGTGTCTTTGCTGCATTAAAACAAAATAAGACGTTTGATATTATAGCGAGAACGCTCATGCAAATTGGTGACGCGATGCCACAGTTTTTTATTGCACTCATTTTTCTCGTTTACATCGCTGCACAGTTTGACGTGTTTCCGATATCTGGATTTAAACCATTTACGGAGAGTGTTTATGGTGGCTTTATGAGCTTACTACTGCCGGCACTTGTGCTCGCATTTGGTATGATTGCGACACAGATTAGGATCGTGAGAAGCTCGATGTTACATAGTTTAAAACAAGATTATATGCTCATGACCCGAGTGTCTGGAATGAATCCTGTTTTTGCAATCATTAAATATCCACTGCGTGATGCGTTGATTGCACCACTTACAGTTATTGGTATTCAAATTGCGGGGTTAATTTCAGGTGTGATTGTCGTAGAGAGTATTTTCAGTTTGCCTGGAGTTGGCCGACTGTTATTTAGTGCAGTCTTAAAACGAGATCTCTTCTTAATTTTAGGGCTCGTGAGCTTTATTGTGACTTCTGTCATAATCATTACGCTTATCACAGACATACTCTATATTCTCCTGAATAAGCGAATGAGGAGGAAAGAGTCATGAGAAAATATGTGTTTATATTGAGCGTAGTACTCTTACTCATTCCGTTATCGCTAGGAATAGTGTCATTTTTCTATACACCATATCCGATTACAGAGATGGATATTGATAATCGTTTTTCTTTGATGTCTAAAGAGCATCTACTCGGTACGGATCAGTTTGGTAGAGATATATTATCTAGGTTAATGGTTGCGTCACGCTATGCGTTACTTTTAGGAACGGTTTCAGTCACTTTAGGCTTATGTGCTGGGATTTTCATAGGTGTCATTTCTGCTTTATCAAATAAGTGGATCAGCATGATTTTCCTAAGGTTTATAGATGGGATGCTCGCATTCCCAGGTATCGTACTTGCTATGATGTTTGTGGTTGTATTTGGGGATGGACTTTACTCTACACTTATTGCAATCGCGATATTTATGATACCAATATTTGCTAGACTGACGTATTCACTCATTAAAGAACAACAACACGCACTCTATATAGTGGCGGCAAAAAGCATGGGACTATCGACAATGAGAATTGTGTGGAGACATTATCTCCCAGTCATTTTGCCTAGACTCGTAACACAATTCAGTGCAAGTATTGGATCTGCAATTTTAATAGAATCCGCGTTATCTTATTTAGGACTTGGTGTCGTTCCACCGAACGCGAGTTTTGGACTGATGTTAAAAGAAGCGCAGAGCTTTATGCTGAGCTATCCATATTTAATCTTGCCGTCAGGGATATTACTTGTGATTACTGTCCTTGGTCTGAACTTAATGGGAGATACGTTGAATGATCGACTCATGAAATTAGGTGATACTAATGATTGATATAAAGGCACTCGAAGTGCGCACAAATGAAGGAAAGAGACTCGTACAGCCATTTGATTTCTATCTTAAAAAGAGAGAAATTGTAGGGGTATTTGGGGAATCAGGTTCAGGGAAAACAATATCGACACAAGCGATGTTTAACTTGCTTCCGAGATCACTCGTGTCACATGCTACGCTAAAAATGGTAGAAGATAAAAACATAGATGACCTTAAGTCGAGCGATTACCGAAAACTCATCGGACTTGATGTTGGATATATTCCACAAAATACAACGGAATTTTTACATCCGTTAGTAAAAATTAAGCACCAGATGTTAGAGGGTTTCGTGACGCATCAGTGTGGCACTAAACGTGAAGGATTAGAACGTGCGACGGAATTGTTAGAACTTGTGGGGCTTAAAAATCCTAAAAAAATCTTGAACGGATACGTGTTCGAACTTTCTGGTGGAATGCGCCAACGCGTCAATATCGCACTCTCCCTAATGACGAAGCCACGTATAATTATTTTAGATGAGCCGACGACTGCTCTAGATAGCATCACGGAAAACGAGATAATGGAGTTTTTTAAAAAACTGAATCAAGAAGAAGGCGTGTCGCTCATTTTAATCACACATAACATGAAACTGATAGAGAAGTACACGGACCGTGCGTATGTTTTCTATAAGGGAGAAATGGTAGAGACGAATGATACAAAGACGCTATTTAAGCATCCAACGCATCCGCATACAAAAGCACTCGTCCAAGTATCGAGAGAGGAGGACGTGAGATGATTTTATCATGTGAAAATGTGTCTAAAAACTTCAAAGATACAATAGCTTTGAAAGATGTGAGTTTGGAACTTAAAGAAGCGGAATCTATCGGAATTGTTGGAGAATCTGGGTCCGGAAAGTCTACACTTGCGAATATCCTTGGCGGACTTGTAAGTCCAAACTCAGGAACTGTATATTTTGAAGGTGAAGATATCAAAAGTATGAAAAAACGTAACTACCTAAAATTTAGACAAAATGTGCAGTTTGTATTTCAAAGCCCTAAAGAAAGTCTACATCCATATTTGAAGGTAAGAACGTCACTCCGAGAACCATTTTTTGCGAAAGGACTTCCGCGAAAGACAAAAAAAGAGATGGATAGAGAGATACTTCGCGCATTAGAACGTGTGCAATTAAACGAAACGATTCTAGATAAATACCCGCACCAGTTAAGCGGTGGACAAGCACAGCGCATATCGATCGTCCAAGCGATGATCACTGATCCGAAAGTGGTAATATTTGACGAAGCGGTCTCCGCACTAGATATACTCGTGCAAAAAGAAGTCATCGAGATTTTGAAGAAGTTACGACATAACATTCGCACTTCATATCTATTCATCACGCACGACATATCCACAGTAAAAACACTGACAGATAGAATCATCGTTATGAAAGACGGACAG
Above is a genomic segment from Nosocomiicoccus massiliensis containing:
- a CDS encoding ABC transporter ATP-binding protein — protein: MIDIKALEVRTNEGKRLVQPFDFYLKKREIVGVFGESGSGKTISTQAMFNLLPRSLVSHATLKMVEDKNIDDLKSSDYRKLIGLDVGYIPQNTTEFLHPLVKIKHQMLEGFVTHQCGTKREGLERATELLELVGLKNPKKILNGYVFELSGGMRQRVNIALSLMTKPRIIILDEPTTALDSITENEIMEFFKKLNQEEGVSLILITHNMKLIEKYTDRAYVFYKGEMVETNDTKTLFKHPTHPHTKALVQVSREEDVR
- a CDS encoding ABC transporter ATP-binding protein, which produces MILSCENVSKNFKDTIALKDVSLELKEAESIGIVGESGSGKSTLANILGGLVSPNSGTVYFEGEDIKSMKKRNYLKFRQNVQFVFQSPKESLHPYLKVRTSLREPFFAKGLPRKTKKEMDREILRALERVQLNETILDKYPHQLSGGQAQRISIVQAMITDPKVVIFDEAVSALDILVQKEVIEILKKLRHNIRTSYLFITHDISTVKTLTDRIIVMKDGQIVEVGKTDDILNNPQNPYTKKLIASSI
- a CDS encoding ABC transporter substrate-binding protein, translated to MKIKFGVLFVALMLTLLLSACGKSSEEVEEILKEDKVEETKDGLKIAISVDPDGLNPHRTTASSTFVITNNIYDTLVKVTEDGEIVPSLAASYEQSDDGKTLTFHLRDDVKFHDGEKFTAKDVAYSFERIRDDLGPRKDNYEYITEVSVIDDYTIEFKAEAPSATFISDFAYPWAAIVKDGAGDDLKKSPVGTGPYKLVNWTPQDKVVLEGVEHYNEGAIKHIEFKMMPDSTAQVTSFKKGDIDLIETTGDVAETLGDAKIVEIDNNSVQIMAMNLENEHLKDEKLRQAINMAVDKEELIKAVWWGYGKEIGSHYPPVLKGYVDTTDTYPYDVDKAKQLVKESGREGITLNMKLPTDYPNYVNAGQIIAEKLEAIGIHVKIETIEWGTWLTDVYGNRDYDLTVVGHTGRIEGYDLLEKYGSTRSDNYFNYKNAEVDELLSSIKVELDDDTRMDMYNRVQTILAEEVPALYIQAPTRIYAISEDLEGFTSYPIDVFELKDLKFKE
- a CDS encoding ABC transporter permease, whose translation is MRKYVFILSVVLLLIPLSLGIVSFFYTPYPITEMDIDNRFSLMSKEHLLGTDQFGRDILSRLMVASRYALLLGTVSVTLGLCAGIFIGVISALSNKWISMIFLRFIDGMLAFPGIVLAMMFVVVFGDGLYSTLIAIAIFMIPIFARLTYSLIKEQQHALYIVAAKSMGLSTMRIVWRHYLPVILPRLVTQFSASIGSAILIESALSYLGLGVVPPNASFGLMLKEAQSFMLSYPYLILPSGILLVITVLGLNLMGDTLNDRLMKLGDTND
- a CDS encoding ABC transporter permease — its product is MKEIIRRITSSIVLIIVVSFITFFMLMMIPGDAVEISLGTEATPERVRELRAALGMDAAWYTQYFNWLTSAITGDFGVSFTYGETVTALLLSRLPVTLTLMVMSIVIAVPLALTIGVFAALKQNKTFDIIARTLMQIGDAMPQFFIALIFLVYIAAQFDVFPISGFKPFTESVYGGFMSLLLPALVLAFGMIATQIRIVRSSMLHSLKQDYMLMTRVSGMNPVFAIIKYPLRDALIAPLTVIGIQIAGLISGVIVVESIFSLPGVGRLLFSAVLKRDLFLILGLVSFIVTSVIIITLITDILYILLNKRMRRKES